Proteins encoded together in one Microplitis mediator isolate UGA2020A chromosome 7, iyMicMedi2.1, whole genome shotgun sequence window:
- the LOC130672206 gene encoding uncharacterized protein LOC130672206 isoform X2: MATNLEEREVTDLESIKDKPHKRKKNNDSEIHSFDEVNNKENNSVDPKKIKKEPGYKLTLVRGNDDILAKEPGDLYENENEVFISEPTSSNDFLPPLPHHGSSSSTTEKQQSSTTFLRPSTSNMGSNDLEDKMKKNPVLEQKAIVVTPGKDKKKKKHHFKEEKIITQMDQMQSDLSDVKKEQQLQSQMLQKLLDFWNEHRDTPSNLGSVELEKKTGFPQVGFTRVSDNSIHLGQGVFVSKNSYLAAKTKAKSASQFVRQMLIAVFTPEELQNSSVHGAKSNKIKQEQQKPGLDPTRLQAVKDITSYYLKESGISKQRYDADIKAFYSYVTSKITDSRAETKRPSKPEESRVMKSNIEENIEENTLASDSEESSGDSDDEETSTELEKDDENKKDTEKDKPNKEDSEFVAENVDDELTKTIGPEESSDLIKEEHKAHDYENVEE; the protein is encoded by the exons ATGGCAACAAATCTTGAAGAACGTGAAGTGACTGATCTTGAATCCATAAAGGATAAACCACATAAG cgCAAAAAGAACAATGACAGTGAAATCCACTCATTTGATGAAGTCAACAACAAAGAAAAT AACTCTGTGGACcctaagaaaataaaaaaagaaccGGGATATAAA cTTACTCTGGTACGAGGTAACGACGATATACTTGCCAAAGAACCTGGAGACTTATACGAAAACGAAAATGAAGTTTTTATTTCTGAACCTACTTCAAGCAATGATTTTCTGCCACCATTACCTCACCACGGTAGTTCATCTTCAACAACAGAAAAACAACAATCATCAACAACTTTCTTGAGGCCGAGTACTTCAAATATGGGAAGTAATGACTTAGAAgataagatgaaaaaaaatccagttTTGGAGCAAAAAGCAAT TGTTGTTACACCTGGGAAAgataagaagaagaaaaaacatcattttaaagaggaaaaaataataacccaAATGGACCAAATGCAAAGTGATCTGAGTGATGTCAAAAAGGAGCAACAACTCCAAAGCCAaatgttacaaaaattattagactttTGGAATGAACACAGAG atACGCCATCAAATCTTGGATCAGTGGaattagagaaaaaaacaGGATTTCCTCAAGTTGGTTTTACTCGAGTATCGGATAACAGT atcCATCTAGGACAAGGTGTTTTTGTATCTAAGAACTCTTATCTAGCGGCAAAAACTAAAGCTAAAAGTGCTTCACAATTTGTGAGGCAAATGTTAATAGCAGTATTTACACCTGAAGAGTTGCAAAATAGCAGTGTTCATGGAGCTAAATctaacaaaataaaacaagaaCAGCAAAAACCAGGACTGGATCCAACTAGATTACAAGCCGTGAAAG ACATAACTTCGTATTACCTTAAGGAGTCAGGAATATCAAAACAACGCTATGATGCAGACATAAAAGCGTTTTACTCTTACGTAACCAGCAAAATAACTGATTCTCGAGCTGAAACCAAACGTCCGTcaaag CCTGAAGAAAGCCGTGTAATGAAATCGaatattgaagaaaatattgaagaaaataCTCTAGCCTCAGATAGCGAAGAAAGCAGTGGAGATTCTGATGATGAAGAGACTAGTACAGAATTGGAGAAGGACGATGAAAACAAGAAAGATACCGAGAAGGATAAACCTAACAAAGAAGATTCAGAATTTGTTGCTGAAAATGTTGACGATGAGCTGACTAAAACGATTGGCCCTGAAGAAAGCTCTGATTTGATAAAAGAAGAACACAAAGCTCATGATTATGAGAACGTCGAAGAATga
- the LOC130672206 gene encoding uncharacterized protein LOC130672206 isoform X1: MATNLEEREVTDLESIKDKPHKRKKNNDSEIHSFDEVNNKENNSVDPKKIKKEPGYKLTLVRGNDDILAKEPGDLYENENEVFISEPTSSNDFLPPLPHHGSSSSTTEKQQSSTTFLRPSTSNMGSNDLEDKMKKNPVLEQKAIVVTPGKDKKKKKHHFKEEKIITQMDQMQSDLSDVKKEQQLQSQMLQKLLDFWNEHRDTPSNLGSVELEKKTGFPQVGFTRVSDNSIHLGQGVFVSKNSYLAAKTKAKSASQFVRQMLIAVFTPEELQNSSVHGAKSNKIKQEQQKPGLDPTRLQAVKDITSYYLKESGISKQRYDADIKAFYSYVTSKITDSRAETKRPSKKPEESRVMKSNIEENIEENTLASDSEESSGDSDDEETSTELEKDDENKKDTEKDKPNKEDSEFVAENVDDELTKTIGPEESSDLIKEEHKAHDYENVEE; this comes from the exons ATGGCAACAAATCTTGAAGAACGTGAAGTGACTGATCTTGAATCCATAAAGGATAAACCACATAAG cgCAAAAAGAACAATGACAGTGAAATCCACTCATTTGATGAAGTCAACAACAAAGAAAAT AACTCTGTGGACcctaagaaaataaaaaaagaaccGGGATATAAA cTTACTCTGGTACGAGGTAACGACGATATACTTGCCAAAGAACCTGGAGACTTATACGAAAACGAAAATGAAGTTTTTATTTCTGAACCTACTTCAAGCAATGATTTTCTGCCACCATTACCTCACCACGGTAGTTCATCTTCAACAACAGAAAAACAACAATCATCAACAACTTTCTTGAGGCCGAGTACTTCAAATATGGGAAGTAATGACTTAGAAgataagatgaaaaaaaatccagttTTGGAGCAAAAAGCAAT TGTTGTTACACCTGGGAAAgataagaagaagaaaaaacatcattttaaagaggaaaaaataataacccaAATGGACCAAATGCAAAGTGATCTGAGTGATGTCAAAAAGGAGCAACAACTCCAAAGCCAaatgttacaaaaattattagactttTGGAATGAACACAGAG atACGCCATCAAATCTTGGATCAGTGGaattagagaaaaaaacaGGATTTCCTCAAGTTGGTTTTACTCGAGTATCGGATAACAGT atcCATCTAGGACAAGGTGTTTTTGTATCTAAGAACTCTTATCTAGCGGCAAAAACTAAAGCTAAAAGTGCTTCACAATTTGTGAGGCAAATGTTAATAGCAGTATTTACACCTGAAGAGTTGCAAAATAGCAGTGTTCATGGAGCTAAATctaacaaaataaaacaagaaCAGCAAAAACCAGGACTGGATCCAACTAGATTACAAGCCGTGAAAG ACATAACTTCGTATTACCTTAAGGAGTCAGGAATATCAAAACAACGCTATGATGCAGACATAAAAGCGTTTTACTCTTACGTAACCAGCAAAATAACTGATTCTCGAGCTGAAACCAAACGTCCGTcaaag aagCCTGAAGAAAGCCGTGTAATGAAATCGaatattgaagaaaatattgaagaaaataCTCTAGCCTCAGATAGCGAAGAAAGCAGTGGAGATTCTGATGATGAAGAGACTAGTACAGAATTGGAGAAGGACGATGAAAACAAGAAAGATACCGAGAAGGATAAACCTAACAAAGAAGATTCAGAATTTGTTGCTGAAAATGTTGACGATGAGCTGACTAAAACGATTGGCCCTGAAGAAAGCTCTGATTTGATAAAAGAAGAACACAAAGCTCATGATTATGAGAACGTCGAAGAATga